A window of the Cystobacter fuscus genome harbors these coding sequences:
- the recG gene encoding ATP-dependent DNA helicase RecG — protein MGGERGAVYTEHLDKTVNHPLASLVGPMRYACRSDFAHLSTVKNLRVLLESALAGATGVDAEALRHLRAALPHVDHPTLERRKDALRGVVAGLRLSGVPLPEELAQVAAVPVKTSGEGPGKPKAGLVPAWKATEPLHGSPEPRSTPPPRPPEPGRPPAARPAPTAVASPAARSPSTTRLPSAARPPMVARPSVASPPAGGSAPVPPTEDKAPARRKKKRVAKGQEESRAEAKLLSIAPRSGPLAIPLKTMGKKLGPRLLAALNKKGLRRVGDILFLLPRCYEDRRKLQTISELMPGERGVTVGVVKMADFVPSRTGGKRMFRAVVADRTGSIAATYFNAGPWLQQRFPVGKRLVLSGEVRASLSGREMSHPEIEPAEDLEVSSVHFNRIVPVYPGFERGDQRSFRELASVVSESYASHLEEPLPAPLREKLELMTLPEALRAIHFPAGSADPEMLDKHLSPAHRRLAFDELFFLQLGMGLKRQGKKTEKGIAFDVSASRLEQARAALPFELTGAQKRVIEEISRDMGHDEPMNRLVQGDVGSGKTAVAVVSALVALRDGYQVAVMAPTEILAEQHERTFRKLLEPLGFKVGLVSASGTAKKKREVREAVARGEIHLAVGTHALIQEGIAFEKLGFVVIDEQHRFGVLQRHMLMSKGVFPDVLVMTATPIPRTLAMTLYGDLDVSVIDELPPGRTPVKTRVFNDKQRARVYEAVAAEVAKGHQAYVVYPLVEESEKLDLEDATRGVDKLRQVFPGVEVGLLHGRMKPEEKDAVMDAFRANHIQILVCTTVVEVGVDVPNASVMAIESAERFGLSQLHQLRGRVGRGAAESHCFLVANLARSSLESSERLGVMEHSSDGFVIAEKDLEIRGPGEFLGTRQSGLPELAVANLARDGDLISIAQQEARAILARDPQLRSPEHQGLVKALEERWEGRLALARVG, from the coding sequence ATGGGCGGCGAGCGGGGCGCGGTTTACACTGAACATTTGGACAAGACCGTGAACCATCCGCTCGCCAGCCTCGTTGGACCCATGCGGTACGCCTGCCGGAGTGACTTCGCCCACCTGTCCACGGTGAAGAACCTGCGCGTCCTCCTGGAGAGCGCGCTCGCGGGAGCGACCGGGGTGGACGCGGAGGCGCTCCGGCACCTGCGCGCCGCGCTGCCCCATGTCGACCATCCCACGCTCGAGCGGCGCAAGGACGCCCTGCGCGGCGTGGTGGCCGGCCTGCGCTTGAGTGGTGTCCCCCTGCCCGAGGAGCTCGCCCAGGTGGCGGCCGTCCCGGTGAAGACGTCGGGAGAGGGGCCCGGCAAGCCGAAGGCCGGGCTCGTGCCGGCCTGGAAGGCCACCGAGCCCCTGCATGGTTCCCCGGAGCCCCGGAGCACGCCGCCTCCTCGGCCCCCTGAACCCGGACGTCCCCCGGCGGCGCGGCCAGCTCCGACGGCGGTTGCTTCTCCGGCGGCCCGGTCTCCCTCCACCACCCGGCTGCCCTCCGCGGCGAGGCCTCCCATGGTGGCCCGTCCGTCCGTGGCTTCTCCACCCGCCGGGGGGAGCGCGCCCGTGCCCCCCACCGAGGACAAGGCGCCCGCCCGGCGCAAGAAGAAGCGGGTGGCCAAGGGGCAGGAGGAGTCGCGCGCCGAGGCGAAGCTGTTGTCGATCGCCCCGCGCTCGGGGCCGCTGGCGATCCCCCTCAAGACGATGGGCAAGAAGCTCGGCCCCCGGCTGCTGGCGGCGCTCAACAAGAAGGGCCTGCGGCGTGTGGGGGACATCCTCTTCCTGCTGCCGCGCTGCTACGAGGACCGGCGCAAGCTGCAGACGATCTCCGAGCTGATGCCGGGAGAGCGCGGCGTGACGGTGGGCGTGGTGAAGATGGCGGACTTCGTGCCGAGCCGCACCGGCGGCAAGCGCATGTTCCGCGCCGTGGTGGCGGACCGCACGGGGAGCATCGCCGCCACGTACTTCAACGCCGGCCCCTGGCTCCAGCAGCGCTTCCCCGTGGGCAAGCGCCTGGTGCTCTCGGGCGAGGTGCGCGCCTCCCTGTCCGGCCGTGAAATGTCCCACCCGGAGATCGAGCCCGCCGAGGACCTCGAGGTGTCCTCGGTGCACTTCAACCGCATCGTCCCGGTGTACCCGGGCTTCGAGCGGGGTGACCAACGCTCGTTCCGCGAGCTGGCCTCGGTGGTGAGCGAGTCCTACGCGAGCCACCTGGAGGAGCCGCTGCCGGCCCCCCTGCGCGAGAAGCTGGAGCTGATGACGCTGCCCGAGGCGCTGCGGGCCATCCACTTCCCGGCGGGCAGCGCGGATCCGGAGATGCTGGACAAGCACCTGAGCCCGGCCCACCGGCGTCTGGCATTCGACGAGCTGTTCTTCCTGCAACTGGGCATGGGGCTCAAGCGCCAGGGAAAGAAGACGGAGAAGGGAATCGCCTTCGATGTGTCGGCCTCGCGCCTGGAGCAGGCGCGCGCGGCGCTGCCCTTCGAGCTCACCGGGGCGCAGAAGCGCGTCATCGAGGAGATCTCCCGGGACATGGGCCACGACGAGCCGATGAACCGGCTGGTGCAGGGCGACGTGGGCTCGGGCAAGACGGCGGTGGCGGTGGTGTCCGCGCTCGTGGCGCTGCGTGACGGCTACCAGGTGGCGGTGATGGCGCCCACGGAGATCCTCGCCGAGCAGCACGAGCGCACCTTCCGCAAGCTGCTCGAGCCGCTGGGCTTCAAGGTGGGCCTGGTGAGTGCGTCGGGGACGGCGAAGAAGAAGCGCGAGGTGCGCGAGGCCGTGGCGCGCGGGGAGATCCACCTGGCGGTGGGCACGCATGCCCTCATCCAGGAGGGGATCGCCTTCGAGAAGCTCGGCTTCGTGGTGATCGACGAGCAGCACCGCTTCGGCGTGCTCCAGCGCCACATGCTCATGAGCAAGGGTGTGTTTCCGGACGTGCTGGTGATGACGGCCACGCCCATCCCCCGCACGCTGGCCATGACGCTGTATGGGGACCTGGACGTCTCGGTCATCGACGAGCTGCCCCCGGGCCGCACGCCGGTGAAGACGCGCGTCTTCAATGACAAACAGCGCGCACGTGTCTACGAGGCCGTGGCGGCCGAGGTGGCCAAGGGCCATCAGGCCTACGTCGTGTATCCGCTCGTGGAGGAGTCGGAGAAGCTGGACCTGGAGGACGCCACGCGGGGAGTGGACAAGCTGCGGCAGGTCTTCCCGGGCGTGGAGGTGGGGCTGCTCCACGGGCGCATGAAGCCCGAGGAGAAGGACGCGGTGATGGACGCCTTCCGGGCGAACCACATCCAGATCCTCGTGTGCACCACCGTGGTGGAGGTGGGCGTGGACGTGCCCAACGCGTCGGTGATGGCCATCGAGTCCGCCGAGCGCTTCGGCCTGTCCCAGCTCCACCAGCTCCGGGGCCGCGTGGGCCGTGGCGCGGCGGAGAGCCATTGCTTCCTCGTGGCCAACCTGGCGCGCTCCTCCCTGGAGTCCTCGGAGCGGCTGGGCGTCATGGAGCACAGCAGCGACGGCTTCGTCATCGCGGAGAAGGACCTGGAGATCCGCGGCCCCGGGGAGTTCCTCGGCACGCGCCAGAGCGGTCTGCCCGAGCTCGCCGTGGCCAACCTCGCCCGGGATGGGGATCTGATCTCGATCGCCCAGCAGGAGGCGCGCGCC
- a CDS encoding tetratricopeptide repeat protein produces the protein MAAETKSEYDSKELSEIRKEVIESRNLVIKTDNLLKNLHAEVKAIGKRHEDLQKRQWISSGVAYVLFAALCVGGATMVMSSRSSNATAERERLEKTVTELTAQLDKQRAEQTAVQASQRAANEVFRLMTNLPGDERLKGVDELVKLDTSRLTALERAALNNQAALLRREIGDAAFERGKAAFRRNEMKATIDEISRFVAMNPPQEQLLDASFFLGVAYNNERKHEQAVPLLARFVAGDKRSKTRDYAMLLLAQSYQETNDLDKAMATVQEALATYPASEFAPQMRSRQSSIRRQRSGGAEAAAAAPAAAPAAARPLVPVTVPTPAPAPGTPAPAPAQ, from the coding sequence ATGGCTGCCGAGACGAAGTCCGAGTACGACTCCAAGGAATTGAGTGAGATCCGCAAGGAGGTCATCGAGTCCCGCAACCTCGTGATCAAGACGGACAACCTGCTCAAGAACCTTCACGCGGAAGTGAAGGCGATTGGCAAGCGTCACGAGGATCTCCAGAAGCGGCAGTGGATTTCTTCCGGCGTGGCGTACGTGCTCTTCGCGGCGTTGTGCGTGGGCGGCGCGACGATGGTGATGTCCTCGCGCTCCTCCAACGCGACGGCCGAGCGTGAGCGGCTGGAGAAGACGGTGACCGAGCTCACGGCCCAACTGGACAAGCAGCGCGCGGAGCAGACGGCGGTGCAGGCCTCCCAGCGCGCGGCCAACGAGGTCTTCCGGTTGATGACCAACCTGCCCGGGGACGAGCGGCTCAAGGGCGTGGACGAGCTGGTGAAGCTGGACACCTCGCGCCTGACGGCCCTGGAGCGCGCCGCGCTCAACAACCAGGCGGCCTTGCTGCGGCGTGAGATTGGCGACGCGGCGTTCGAGCGGGGCAAGGCGGCCTTCCGCCGCAACGAGATGAAGGCGACCATCGACGAGATCTCGCGCTTCGTGGCGATGAACCCGCCCCAGGAGCAGCTCCTGGACGCGTCCTTCTTCCTGGGCGTGGCCTACAACAACGAGCGCAAGCACGAGCAGGCGGTGCCGCTGCTGGCGCGCTTCGTCGCGGGCGACAAGCGCTCCAAGACGCGCGACTACGCCATGCTGCTGCTCGCGCAGTCGTACCAGGAGACGAACGACCTGGACAAGGCGATGGCCACCGTGCAGGAGGCCCTGGCCACCTATCCGGCCAGTGAGTTCGCTCCCCAGATGCGCAGCCGGCAGAGCTCCATCCGCCGGCAGCGGTCGGGAGGTGCCGAGGCCGCCGCGGCGGCTCCGGCCGCGGCCCCCGCCGCCGCCAGACCCCTGGTGCCCGTGACGGTGCCCACTCCGGCTCCCGCTCCGGGCACTCCGGCTCCCGCTCCGGCGCAATGA
- a CDS encoding FHA domain-containing protein has translation MLSIQELRALGASLPSGAFRRQLGPFVLIQRAPGRPSSAVLEPTRVASSGDIERGMLSLLFEFEDLLITTLPPLARVEALSVGRLPDCDVFVDDPSVSKRHAELRWTESPARCTVKDQGSTNGTFLNANSLGTREATLKDGDILSFGNVQFWFLMTDTLHARLRATRR, from the coding sequence GTGCTGTCCATCCAGGAATTGCGCGCGCTCGGCGCCTCCCTGCCCTCCGGGGCCTTCCGCCGTCAACTCGGTCCCTTCGTGCTCATCCAGCGAGCGCCGGGCCGCCCCTCCAGCGCAGTGCTCGAACCCACGCGCGTGGCCTCCTCCGGAGACATCGAGCGGGGCATGCTCTCGCTGCTCTTCGAGTTCGAGGATCTGCTCATCACCACGCTGCCGCCGCTGGCGCGCGTGGAGGCGCTGAGCGTGGGGCGGCTGCCCGACTGCGACGTGTTCGTCGATGACCCCTCCGTGTCCAAGCGCCACGCGGAGCTGCGGTGGACGGAGAGCCCGGCGCGCTGCACGGTGAAGGACCAGGGCTCCACCAACGGCACCTTCCTCAACGCCAACTCGCTGGGCACGCGAGAGGCGACGCTCAAGGATGGGGACATCCTGAGCTTTGGCAACGTGCAGTTCTGGTTCCTGATGACGGACACGCTGCACGCCCGGCTCCGGGCGACGCGGCGCTGA
- the greA gene encoding transcription elongation factor GreA gives MTGSGNIPMTPSGLRKLKAELKHLQSVERGKISREIEVARAHGDLRENAEYHAAKEKQSHIEGRILDLNDWIARAEVIDPAKLGGDKVVFGATVELLDVESDKTVSYRLVGELEADLKKRWIAVTSPVARALIGKKEGDIATVQSPGGVREYEVQAIRFEDPEDEPLPES, from the coding sequence ATGACCGGCAGCGGGAACATTCCGATGACCCCGTCGGGTCTGCGGAAGCTGAAGGCGGAACTGAAGCACCTTCAGTCCGTTGAGCGCGGAAAAATCTCCCGGGAGATCGAAGTGGCGCGCGCGCACGGAGACCTGCGCGAGAACGCCGAGTACCACGCGGCCAAGGAGAAGCAGTCCCACATCGAGGGCCGCATCCTGGACCTCAATGATTGGATTGCCCGGGCCGAGGTGATCGATCCGGCCAAGCTCGGCGGTGACAAGGTCGTCTTCGGCGCCACGGTGGAGCTGCTGGACGTGGAGTCCGACAAGACGGTGTCCTACCGCCTGGTGGGCGAGCTGGAGGCGGACCTGAAGAAGCGGTGGATCGCCGTGACGTCGCCGGTGGCCCGCGCGCTCATCGGCAAGAAGGAAGGCGACATCGCGACCGTGCAGAGCCCTGGCGGCGTGCGCGAGTACGAGGTCCAGGCCATCCGCTTCGAGGATCCCGAGGACGAGCCGCTGCCGGAGTCTTGA
- a CDS encoding outer membrane beta-barrel protein, whose translation MRGFVLFALLLAAATASAQEESEELVPLNGVGRITVQGGVRLSSNNTFFDSFYALPGFECSEGCSRETPAGPFATATFGYSVTDFIEVGIDLFYTHQQLRLTNAPLHTNITYGALLGLRFQGLLEILTPQGVVPFIGVETGPSLAYSLVEGVGRRESIVQPWVGTVGATVRLSTHWAITAEYRLAFARGQSPYQNKPPPSGTGDSPYKNLASYNAGGNWFSLGVTYLLAPDPVRTFSMP comes from the coding sequence ATGCGTGGCTTCGTGCTTTTCGCTCTGCTGCTCGCCGCCGCCACGGCCTCCGCCCAGGAGGAATCCGAGGAGCTGGTGCCCCTCAACGGAGTGGGCCGCATCACCGTCCAGGGCGGGGTGCGCTTGTCGAGCAACAACACGTTCTTCGACAGCTTCTACGCGTTGCCGGGCTTCGAGTGCTCCGAGGGGTGCTCGCGCGAGACCCCGGCAGGCCCCTTCGCCACGGCCACCTTCGGCTACTCGGTCACGGACTTCATCGAGGTGGGCATCGATCTGTTCTACACCCACCAGCAACTGCGGCTGACCAACGCCCCCCTCCACACCAACATCACCTACGGTGCCCTGCTGGGCCTGCGCTTCCAGGGACTGCTGGAGATCCTCACGCCCCAGGGCGTCGTCCCCTTCATCGGCGTGGAGACGGGACCCTCGTTGGCCTACTCCCTGGTGGAGGGGGTGGGGCGCAGGGAGTCCATCGTCCAGCCGTGGGTGGGCACCGTGGGGGCGACCGTGCGCTTGTCCACCCACTGGGCGATCACGGCCGAGTACCGGTTGGCGTTCGCCCGGGGGCAGAGCCCCTACCAGAACAAGCCCCCGCCCTCGGGGACGGGAGACAGCCCCTACAAGAATCTGGCGTCCTACAACGCGGGTGGTAACTGGTTCTCCCTGGGGGTGACGTACCTGCTGGCGCCGGATCCGGTCCGGACCTTCAGCATGCCTTGA